The following coding sequences are from one Vulpes vulpes isolate BD-2025 chromosome 12, VulVul3, whole genome shotgun sequence window:
- the PGAP4 gene encoding post-GPI attachment to proteins factor 4 produces MSTPALPAAMLLRRLRRLSWGSTAIQLLILTVVTFGLLAPLACHRLLHSYFYLRHWHLNQMSQEFLQQSLKEGEAALHYFEELPSANGSVPIVWQATPRPWLVITIITVDRQPGFHYVLQVVSQFHRLLQQCGPQCEGHQLFLCNVERSVSHFDAKLLSKYVPVANRYEGTEDDYGDDPSTNSFEKEKQDYVYCLESSLQTYNPDYVLMVEDDAVPEEQIFPVLEHLLRARFSEPHLRDALYLKLYHPERLQHYVNPEPMRILEWLGVGMLLGPLLTWLYMRFASRPAFSWPVLLFFSLYSMGLVELVGRHYFLELRRLSPALYSVVPASQCCTPAMLFPAPAARRTLTYLSQVYCHKGFGKDMALYSLLRAKGERAYVVEPNLVKHIGLFSSLRYNFHPSLL; encoded by the coding sequence ATGAGCACACCAGCCCTTCCAGCTGCCATGCTCCTCCGGAGGCTGAGGCGGCTCTCCTGGGGCAGCACTGccatccagctcttgatcttaACGGTGGTGACGTTCGGCTTGCTGGCCCCCCTGGCCTGTCACCGCCTTCTGCACTCTTACTTCTATCTGCGCCATTGGCATCTGAACCAAATGAGCCAGGAGTTCCTGCAGCAAAGCCTGAAAGAGGGGGAGGCTGCCCTCCACTACTTCGAGGAGCTGCCCTCTGCCAATGGCTCAGTGCCCATCGTCTGGCaggccaccccccgcccctggctggttatcaccatcatcactgtcGACAGGCAGCCTGGCTTCCACTATGTCTTGCAGGTGGTGTCCCAGTTCCACCGGCTTCTTCAGCAGTGCGGTCCGCAGTGCGAGGGGCACCAACTCTTCCTGTGCAACGTGGAACGTAGCGTGAGCCATTTCGATGCCAAGCTGCTGTCCAAGTACGTCCCTGTGGCCAACCGCTATGAGGGCACCGAGGACGACTATGGGGACGACCCTTCGACCAACTCGTtcgagaaagagaagcaggactATGTCTACTGCCTGGAGTCCTCCCTGCAGACCTACAACCCGGACTACGTCCTGATGGTGGAGGACGACGCCGTGCCGGAGGAGCAGATCTTCCCGGTCTTGGAGCACCTCCTGCGGGCGCGCTTCTCCGAGCCGCACCTCCGAGACGCCCTCTACCTGAAGCTCTACCATCCCGAGAGGCTCCAGCACTACGTCAACCCGGAGCCCATGCGCATCCTGGAGTGGCTGGGCGTGGGCATGCTGCTGGGGCCCCTGCTCACCTGGCTGTACATGCGCTTTGCCAGCCGCCCGGCCTTCAGCTGGCCCGTCCTGCTCTTCTTCTCCCTGTACAGCATGGGGCTGGTGGAGCTGGTGGGCCGCCACTACTTCCTGGAACTGCGGCGGCTGAGCCCGGCCCTGTACAGCGTGGTCCCCGCGTCCCAGTGCTGCACCCCCGCCATGCTCttccccgcgcccgccgcccgccgcacCCTCACCTACCTGTCCCAGGTGTACTGCCACAAGGGCTTCGGCAAGGACATGGCGCTCTACTCCCTGCTGAGGGCCAAGGGCGAGCGGGCCTACGTGGTGGAGCCCAACCTCGTGAAGCACATCGGCCTCTTCTCCAGCCTCCGGTACAACTTCCATCCCAGCCTGCTCTAG